One region of Sulfurisphaera ohwakuensis genomic DNA includes:
- a CDS encoding cation:proton antiporter, which translates to MNTNDIVILTLLELSILLTASQTVRLLTQRYYLPSIFAELIVGIILSPYAIGGIINGIFKVNLFDINSYLTLFANFSVILLIFAAGLSHGYKNLKSSGFLGFLAATFGAVIPTILVYFTFSVIYPSQVSALMGAASAATSLAATSSIIEDFKLYRRNFARIVISAAAIDDVVSLIILSVVLEILSIKILSFVTIFYNISLTIISWVIILFLSVIIIPRILKYIRDDLVNDVSLVILFLVVFLMILLGFEPIIAAFIVGIAIAESVKSSRITSFTSSLLAIFGPVFFIYVGMETPISIFINVGDVLLGLLMTFLAIIGKIAGIFPFAFLYTKDLKESFLASVGMLPRGEVGLIIATLGLSSAILDVNQFSQVVIMALLTTLIGGSLFSYLVRKWILERSA; encoded by the coding sequence GTGAATACAAATGATATAGTAATTTTGACACTCCTTGAACTTTCTATTTTACTTACAGCCTCTCAAACAGTTAGATTACTGACACAAAGATATTATTTACCATCGATCTTCGCTGAGTTGATAGTTGGTATAATTCTTAGTCCCTATGCTATAGGTGGGATTATAAATGGAATATTTAAGGTAAATCTATTTGATATAAATTCCTATTTGACATTATTTGCTAACTTCTCAGTTATTTTGCTAATTTTTGCCGCGGGTTTGTCACATGGTTATAAAAATTTGAAATCTTCTGGGTTTCTCGGTTTTCTAGCAGCAACATTCGGTGCAGTTATACCAACGATTTTAGTTTATTTTACCTTTAGTGTAATTTATCCTTCCCAAGTTTCTGCATTAATGGGTGCTGCTAGTGCTGCTACAAGCTTAGCCGCTACTTCGTCAATAATAGAAGATTTCAAATTATATAGAAGAAATTTCGCTAGAATAGTTATATCAGCGGCAGCAATAGATGATGTAGTCTCCTTAATAATTCTGTCTGTTGTACTAGAAATATTAAGTATAAAAATTCTATCATTCGTAACTATTTTCTATAATATTTCATTAACTATAATTTCCTGGGTAATAATTCTATTTCTATCAGTAATCATAATTCCACGAATTTTAAAATACATAAGAGATGACCTAGTTAACGATGTATCTTTAGTTATCCTCTTTTTGGTCGTTTTCTTAATGATTTTACTGGGATTTGAACCAATTATAGCTGCTTTTATAGTTGGTATAGCTATAGCTGAAAGCGTCAAATCATCAAGAATAACGTCTTTCACTTCTTCCCTTTTAGCAATTTTCGGTCCAGTATTCTTTATTTATGTTGGAATGGAAACACCAATATCTATATTTATAAACGTTGGTGACGTACTATTAGGTCTTCTTATGACATTTCTAGCGATAATAGGTAAAATCGCAGGCATATTTCCTTTCGCCTTTCTTTATACGAAGGATCTTAAGGAGTCGTTTCTAGCGTCTGTAGGTATGTTACCAAGAGGAGAAGTAGGATTAATTATCGCCACATTAGGTTTATCTTCTGCAATACTTGACGTCAATCAATTCTCTCAAGTTGTAATCATGGCTTTACTTACTACATTAATAGGCGGTTCACTTTTCTCTTATCTTGTGAGAAAATGGATTTTAGAGCGTTCAGCTTAA
- a CDS encoding molybdopterin-dependent oxidoreductase yields MIACTRDCYDTCIFDSNYKPLNIFPINGFTCSRGITDLKRNEINRVDSAYIEGKPVSIDEAVKYVVKKIKEIKREEILHVDYDGNQGLLTWYYPARFWNAIGSASTDYSICSAEGHEAIKLHYGTSFGALPEDFAKYNAVVFWGSEAIFSFIHGWRILSKKYKITIDVRMSETAKRSEKAYIINPGSDAFLAIGIIKTLFYEGLYDSSLIDDIETLKNYVNSYDFSLIEEVTGLSQEEIEELAELYYYYKPLTIIGFALGRTYNGGDAISLISLIPALLGMKRGFFYSNSQGWGIDFSYLRGLHIAKPSRIIGMAEVGKEVEKGNIKLLFNWNSNPIHSLPGSDKIKEAVEEGKLFLVSHDPFWNETTKIANVVIPAPTFLEKYDVVYSYWHNYLVYNEPIRPQRGITEVELMKKLAKEYGIISHPLIEENEWSAVNNAIRGTGVSLQELKDKKIVKMNKTIEVNKVKVEPLPKLTSPPKGIYLVFSSHPNHTNSQFKEIYSQMPIAYNNQFDGIGYLENSNGKVKVLLKRDENIPNNVVFMFKSSLIGLDDKPVNSLIGSEKGKYGGTPLLNGYTVNIRLIK; encoded by the coding sequence ATGATCGCATGCACAAGGGACTGTTATGATACTTGTATATTTGATTCTAATTATAAACCTTTGAACATTTTTCCGATAAATGGTTTTACTTGTTCTAGGGGAATTACTGATTTAAAAAGAAATGAAATTAACAGAGTGGACTCAGCCTACATTGAAGGTAAACCGGTTTCCATAGATGAAGCAGTGAAGTACGTAGTAAAAAAGATAAAAGAAATTAAAAGGGAAGAAATTCTTCATGTTGACTATGATGGAAATCAAGGGCTATTAACATGGTATTATCCAGCAAGATTTTGGAATGCAATTGGCTCAGCATCTACTGATTATTCAATTTGCTCTGCTGAAGGTCACGAAGCTATTAAGCTCCATTATGGTACTTCTTTTGGTGCGTTACCAGAAGATTTTGCTAAGTATAATGCTGTAGTCTTTTGGGGATCAGAAGCTATTTTCTCTTTTATTCATGGATGGAGAATTCTGTCTAAGAAGTACAAGATAACAATTGATGTAAGAATGAGCGAAACTGCAAAAAGAAGTGAAAAGGCATATATTATAAATCCAGGTTCGGACGCATTTTTAGCAATTGGAATTATTAAAACGTTATTTTATGAAGGTCTTTATGATTCTTCATTAATTGACGATATAGAAACCCTTAAGAATTATGTAAATTCTTATGATTTCTCTTTAATAGAAGAAGTTACTGGTTTATCTCAGGAAGAAATTGAAGAGTTAGCTGAACTTTATTACTATTACAAACCCTTAACAATAATTGGTTTCGCTTTAGGAAGAACATATAATGGTGGTGATGCTATCTCATTAATTTCTTTGATTCCCGCTTTATTGGGCATGAAGAGAGGCTTCTTCTACTCAAACAGTCAAGGATGGGGAATAGACTTTTCTTATCTCCGTGGTCTACATATAGCAAAACCTAGCAGGATTATAGGTATGGCTGAAGTAGGGAAAGAGGTCGAAAAAGGTAATATAAAGCTTCTATTTAATTGGAATTCCAATCCTATTCATTCTTTGCCAGGAAGTGATAAAATAAAAGAAGCTGTAGAAGAAGGAAAGCTATTTTTAGTTTCTCATGATCCTTTTTGGAATGAGACAACAAAAATAGCAAATGTTGTTATTCCAGCACCAACTTTTTTAGAAAAGTATGATGTAGTATATAGTTATTGGCATAACTATCTTGTTTACAACGAGCCTATTAGACCACAAAGAGGGATTACTGAAGTTGAATTAATGAAAAAACTTGCCAAAGAATACGGTATTATTTCCCATCCTCTCATTGAGGAAAACGAATGGAGTGCTGTAAATAACGCAATAAGAGGTACTGGGGTTTCTTTACAAGAATTAAAAGACAAGAAGATAGTTAAAATGAATAAGACTATTGAAGTTAACAAAGTTAAAGTCGAGCCTTTACCCAAACTAACTTCTCCTCCTAAGGGAATTTACTTGGTCTTCTCTTCACATCCTAATCATACAAACTCCCAGTTTAAGGAAATATATTCTCAGATGCCTATAGCATATAATAATCAATTTGATGGTATAGGTTACCTAGAAAATTCTAATGGTAAAGTTAAGGTACTTCTGAAAAGAGATGAGAACATACCTAACAACGTAGTTTTCATGTTTAAGAGCTCCCTAATTGGATTAGATGATAAGCCAGTCAACTCACTTATTGGTAGTGAAAAAGGAAAATACGGAGGAACTCCATTACTTAACGGGTATACTGTTAATATTAGATTAATAAAATAA
- the sul7d gene encoding Sul7d family chromatin protein, whose product MVTVKFKYKGEEKEVDISKIKKVWRVGKMISFTYDDNGKTGRGAVSEKDAPKELLQMLEKSGKK is encoded by the coding sequence ATGGTAACAGTAAAGTTCAAGTATAAGGGAGAAGAAAAGGAAGTAGACATTTCAAAGATAAAGAAAGTTTGGAGAGTCGGAAAAATGATATCATTCACATATGACGATAATGGTAAGACTGGTAGAGGTGCTGTAAGCGAAAAAGATGCACCAAAAGAATTACTACAAATGTTAGAAAAATCTGGAAAGAAATAA
- a CDS encoding M61 family metallopeptidase codes for MRFIVTPRNRYIEVEGEGREGIITFPTWVPGSYFIRDQERNVIFYDYSSQVSKNKFWINGKFKYIYYANSKDQREVISLSDYLFINPVSLFPFQDLNEKYCVKINVDWSIHTTLRKEGEWYCGDNYEEFADSPIQASPHLRLIKIDEKHSISTIDDFPEVEKLKRVIYILDSYLPDSLPNYIFFFRRSDKNLGGIEHKDSSAIVTTWDRKDLIWLFAHEYFHRWNIKRIKPKDLKIDYEHESYTELLWVAEGLTDYIAFLSLIESGVLNATDAMKAAANILQNLTFPGFKRMSIAESSKLTWIKLYKKDENYPNIGISYYDAGFILGLLMDFAIRENNECKKSIIDFFRELYKISKYTYADVKRIAESLGFENLDELVYKRNPPIFEYLGRYMKIIFTDKDKPYYGIKVENNVITFIEDNSPADLAGLNIGDEIIAVDRIKKQIEVKEEVLLTISREGRLKEIKLRAGNNPGHRIRLIGEGKLFKCVFREEKAEGEGEQKII; via the coding sequence ATGAGGTTTATTGTAACACCGAGAAATAGATATATTGAAGTTGAAGGGGAAGGTAGAGAAGGAATAATAACTTTTCCAACATGGGTTCCAGGTTCATATTTTATTAGAGATCAAGAAAGGAACGTGATATTTTATGACTATAGTTCTCAGGTTTCTAAAAATAAGTTCTGGATAAACGGAAAATTCAAATACATTTATTACGCCAATTCAAAGGATCAACGAGAGGTTATTTCACTCTCAGATTATCTTTTCATAAATCCAGTATCCTTATTCCCATTCCAAGATCTAAATGAAAAATATTGTGTAAAAATTAATGTTGACTGGTCTATTCATACAACTTTGAGAAAGGAGGGTGAATGGTATTGCGGAGATAACTATGAAGAATTTGCTGATTCGCCTATCCAAGCATCACCACATCTAAGACTAATTAAGATTGACGAAAAACATTCAATTTCAACAATAGATGATTTTCCAGAAGTGGAAAAGCTAAAACGCGTTATATATATACTAGATTCTTATCTTCCAGACTCTTTACCAAACTATATTTTCTTTTTTAGAAGAAGTGATAAAAACCTAGGAGGGATAGAACACAAAGATTCTTCTGCGATAGTTACTACTTGGGATAGAAAAGACCTAATATGGCTGTTTGCTCATGAGTACTTTCACAGATGGAATATAAAGAGAATTAAACCGAAGGATTTAAAGATAGACTATGAACATGAAAGTTATACTGAATTACTTTGGGTTGCTGAAGGTTTAACTGACTACATAGCCTTCTTATCTTTAATAGAAAGTGGAGTTCTAAACGCTACTGACGCAATGAAAGCTGCCGCAAATATTCTTCAAAATCTCACTTTCCCAGGATTTAAGAGAATGAGTATTGCAGAATCATCTAAGTTAACCTGGATTAAACTCTACAAAAAGGATGAAAATTACCCTAATATCGGCATTTCCTATTACGATGCAGGATTTATTTTAGGACTTTTAATGGACTTCGCTATAAGGGAAAATAATGAGTGTAAAAAGAGTATAATAGATTTCTTCAGAGAATTATATAAAATAAGCAAATATACTTACGCTGATGTAAAGAGAATTGCTGAGAGCTTAGGGTTTGAAAACTTAGACGAATTAGTATATAAAAGAAATCCGCCAATTTTCGAGTACCTAGGCCGTTATATGAAAATAATATTTACCGATAAAGATAAACCCTACTATGGTATAAAGGTAGAGAATAACGTTATTACATTTATTGAAGATAACTCTCCTGCTGACTTAGCCGGATTAAATATAGGAGACGAAATAATAGCCGTGGACAGAATTAAAAAGCAAATAGAAGTTAAGGAAGAAGTTCTTCTTACTATATCTAGAGAGGGAAGATTAAAGGAAATTAAGCTAAGAGCTGGGAATAATCCTGGGCATAGGATAAGGCTTATTGGAGAAGGAAAATTGTTTAAGTGCGTATTTAGAGAAGAAAAAGCGGAAGGAGAGGGCGAACAAAAAATAATTTAG
- a CDS encoding PaREP1 family protein — protein MEELIKRAKEKGIDVEDLLIREISKEDPQEGIKLRLEIAEKYMNEAYEYLKKGDPVQASEKAYKVAEEIVKALAEKFNTEEYKQAMVEGRWYTYLLASTTNDLSKRLGDWVADGWNAGYVLHVWGFHEGKLSVNKITVNMEKVKKMLENAKSVLMS, from the coding sequence GTGGAGGAACTAATTAAAAGAGCTAAAGAGAAAGGTATTGACGTAGAAGATTTACTAATCAGAGAAATATCAAAAGAAGATCCACAAGAAGGGATTAAATTAAGACTAGAAATTGCCGAAAAATATATGAATGAAGCATACGAATATTTGAAGAAAGGTGATCCTGTTCAAGCATCTGAGAAAGCTTATAAGGTTGCCGAGGAGATTGTAAAAGCTTTAGCCGAGAAATTTAATACTGAAGAGTATAAACAAGCTATGGTTGAAGGAAGATGGTACACATATTTACTTGCAAGTACTACTAACGATCTGTCAAAAAGATTAGGTGATTGGGTTGCTGATGGGTGGAACGCTGGTTATGTCTTACATGTCTGGGGATTTCATGAAGGCAAATTAAGTGTTAATAAAATTACCGTAAATATGGAGAAAGTGAAGAAAATGTTAGAAAATGCAAAAAGTGTATTAATGTCTTGA
- a CDS encoding OFA family MFS transporter gives MGRGKYLAIGFVVMCFNSLYQYSWNALEPLLKEGFNVSLVQIALGFTLFSIFSSGFQPIGGHFADKSGPRKIGIISAILSAIGFLGTYFSPNIYFFYLAWSLGSIGEGILYGIAANLAMKWFRDRMGFATGIVSMGFGLGSAIANPFIALAGNYRIVTLTIGLTEVILLPLLLYFSEYPQNLAGQAPKQVILSLKFWLIYISFVGAVTPLTVMSSELPVLGKNLPQEELIALISILPLLSGGLRPLFGFIADRLGIVKTTLLLNVIITIGASFLLLNQLPVSVVLIGFAGGSMITLYFNVAGEIFGTRFSTINSGILYTGKALGGALGSVIFAIIYQLGLIYSEIYTVVFGLIGVLSLLAVFMMSIRKTPQKSK, from the coding sequence ATGGGCAGAGGTAAGTACCTAGCTATAGGATTCGTTGTAATGTGCTTTAACTCCTTGTACCAATACTCATGGAATGCTCTTGAACCTCTGCTTAAAGAAGGATTTAACGTTAGCCTTGTTCAAATTGCTTTAGGATTCACATTATTTAGCATATTTTCCTCTGGGTTTCAACCAATTGGAGGACATTTTGCTGATAAAAGTGGACCTAGAAAAATTGGAATTATTTCAGCAATACTATCTGCTATTGGATTCCTAGGAACGTACTTTTCGCCAAATATTTACTTTTTCTATTTAGCATGGTCATTGGGGAGCATAGGTGAGGGAATACTTTATGGAATAGCTGCAAATTTGGCAATGAAATGGTTTAGGGATAGAATGGGCTTTGCCACTGGTATAGTATCAATGGGCTTTGGTTTAGGGTCAGCTATTGCGAACCCTTTTATAGCCCTTGCTGGGAATTATCGTATAGTCACTTTAACAATAGGTTTGACAGAAGTCATATTGTTACCACTACTCCTTTATTTCTCAGAGTATCCTCAAAATTTAGCTGGGCAAGCACCAAAGCAAGTTATCTTATCACTTAAATTCTGGTTGATATATATCTCATTCGTAGGCGCAGTTACACCCTTAACCGTCATGTCGTCAGAATTACCAGTGTTAGGTAAAAATTTACCACAAGAAGAACTAATTGCACTAATTTCAATATTACCTCTACTGAGCGGAGGTCTACGACCTTTATTTGGTTTTATTGCAGACAGATTAGGAATAGTAAAGACTACATTACTACTTAATGTTATCATAACAATAGGTGCCAGTTTCCTTCTTCTTAATCAATTACCAGTATCAGTAGTTTTAATAGGATTTGCTGGTGGTTCAATGATAACCTTATATTTTAACGTTGCCGGTGAGATTTTTGGAACTAGATTCTCTACAATAAATAGTGGAATCTTATATACTGGAAAAGCCTTAGGTGGGGCATTGGGAAGTGTTATATTTGCTATAATTTATCAACTAGGACTAATATATTCTGAAATTTATACAGTAGTTTTCGGTTTAATAGGAGTTTTATCACTTCTAGCTGTGTTTATGATGTCAATAAGAAAAACTCCGCAGAAGAGCAAATGA
- a CDS encoding TIGR00266 family protein, with the protein MPQYQIFGNDLQYLKVILAPGEGIYADAGHMIAKQASVTLQTRLRGGILSGLKRVLTGGSFFVTEFYGPGELYLSGIFPGKIIQIPLEGRGILAEAHTFLAAENSVNYNTQLAKLTAGWLGGEGLFLAKFRGFGNVFLHSYGDVIVRDLAPGEILQVEASHLMAFQEGMNYDVQLVGGLRSIFFAHEGLFFVTIQGPGRVWLHTLTAEQLASALIPFLPQGQQGGINLPF; encoded by the coding sequence ATGCCTCAATATCAAATCTTTGGAAATGATTTACAATATCTAAAAGTCATCTTAGCTCCAGGTGAAGGAATATATGCTGATGCTGGGCACATGATAGCAAAACAAGCTTCTGTTACGCTTCAAACAAGACTAAGAGGCGGAATACTCAGTGGATTAAAAAGAGTTTTAACTGGTGGCTCATTTTTTGTTACTGAATTTTACGGTCCTGGAGAGTTATATTTATCTGGTATTTTTCCTGGCAAAATTATCCAAATTCCTTTGGAGGGAAGAGGAATTTTAGCTGAAGCACATACTTTCCTTGCAGCTGAAAATAGTGTAAACTATAATACACAATTGGCAAAGCTTACGGCTGGATGGTTAGGTGGCGAGGGACTTTTCTTAGCTAAATTTAGAGGATTTGGGAATGTATTTCTACATTCTTATGGAGATGTCATAGTGAGAGATCTAGCTCCTGGAGAAATTTTACAAGTTGAGGCATCTCATCTAATGGCATTTCAAGAAGGAATGAACTATGATGTTCAGTTAGTGGGAGGATTAAGATCAATATTCTTTGCTCATGAAGGCTTATTCTTTGTGACTATTCAAGGCCCAGGTAGAGTATGGTTACATACACTAACAGCAGAACAATTGGCTTCAGCACTAATACCATTTTTGCCTCAAGGACAGCAAGGGGGAATTAATTTACCATTTTAA